The genomic interval CCAACCACCACCTGTCCAAGCCGGTGCTGATCGGCGAGATCCAGGACAATGGCCAATTCGATACGGTCTGGAAGACCGATGGCGAAGTCATTGGCGACGCCTGGTCGGATTTCATTCCGGAAAGCGCGAAACTGACCGCCGACTGGACCTATCCCTGGGTCTGCGGCAACTGCGAGAAGCCGAAATACGGCATGATGATGCAGTAGGGCTGATCCGTCATCATCCGCCGGGTCACGACAAGGCCCGTGACCCGGCGGACGATACGGCGCTGTTTGAAGTACTTTCCCGTACCGAGTTCTGACTTCCTCATCCACGGAAGCAATCCTGGCGGCATAAAAATGATCACGTACCTTGGGAGGCTCAGGATATGCCTTGTCCTGTCGATGCTCCTTTCCGGATTTGGCGGGTTGCCGGCGCTGGCGGCCGATGAGGCGACGCTGGAAAAGACTGTCGCCGGGCTGGCGGCGAATGGCTTCGACGACAAGATATCCGCGATCGAGGCGCTGGGCGCCAGCGGCGACAAGCGCGCCGGACCGGTCCTGGAGGCAATGGTCGAGGGTAATCTCTATACCGTCAAATCCGATAATTCCGTCGTCATTGGCGAGCGCAAGGGCAATGTCTATATCCTGCGGGCGCCGCTGACGCTGGCGCCGGTGGCCGAAGTGTCGTCGCAGGACATTACCAAAATCCGGGTCAACAACCGGCTGCGCGGCATCATCCGCGGCGCGCTTGGCGGGCTGGTGCTGATGAGCGACGACCCTGCGGCCCGGCGGCGGGCGGCTGACGATGTCTTCAAGGCGCGGACCATGGAAATGGGGCCAATGCTCGACAAGGCCCTGGCGCGGGAAAGCGACGCCACTGTCCGGACCGCGATGGAACGGGCGCTCGCGGCGGTCAACCTGACCCATGCCACGGATTCCGCCGTGCGGATCGACGCGGTGAAAACGCTGGCGCTGGACGCCGGTCCCGATACGCGCGCGCTGTTGAGCCAGATTGCCGCCGTCGATGGCGACGGCAAACCGGTCGAGGCCGACGCGGCGGTTCGCGAGGCTGTCGTGGAAGCGCTGGACGAACTCGAAAGCCGGCTCGCCTTCCTGCATGGCGTCGAGGGCATCTTCCAGGGAATCAGCCTCGGTTCGGTGCTGCTGCTGGCGGCCGTCGGGCTGGCGATCACGTTCGGCGTCATGGGGGTCATCAACATGGCGCATGGCGAACTGGTCATGCTCGGCGCCTATACGACCTTCGCGGTGCAGGAAGTCTTCCGCAACAGTTTCCCTGGCCTGTTCGACTATTCGCTGCTCGTCGCAATTCCCGCCGCCTTCCTGGTGTCGGCGCTGGCGGGGGTTGGAATCGAACGCGGCGTCATCCGCTATCTCTATGGCCGGCCGCTGGAAACCCTGCTCGCCACATGGGGGATCAGCCTGGTCCTGCAACAGACGGTGCGGACGATTTTCGGTCCGACCAACCGCGAGGTCGGCAATCCGTCATGGATGAGCGGCTCGCTCGAAATCACCAACGGGCTGCTGCTGACCTATAACCGGATATGGATCATCGTCTTCAGCCTGCTGGTGCTGGGGCTTATCGCCCTGCTGCTCAAGCGCACGACCTTCGGGCTGCGTATCCGCGCGGTGACGCAGAACCGCGAGATGGCTGCCTCCATGGGCATCCGCACCGGCATGACCGACGCCATGACCTTCGGGCTTGGCTCCGGCATCGCGGGCATGGCCGGGGTGGCGCTCAGCCAGATCGACAATGTCAGCCCCAACCTGGGGCAGGCTTACATCATCGACTCCTTCATGGTCGTTGTCTTCGGCGGTGTCGGGAACCTTTGGGGCACGCTGGTCGGCGCCTTCACGCTGGGCATCGTCAACAAGCTGCTCGAACCCGAAGTGGGCGCGGTGCTGGCCAAGATCCTGGTGCTGGTCGCCATCATCCTCTTCATCCAGAAACGACCGCGCGGGCTGTTCGCGCTGCGTGGCCGGGCGATTGAATCATGATGCGCAACGATACGCCATTCGGCTTTATCCGCGGCGATCGCGGCGGACAGATCATGCTGGCCCTGCTTGTCGTCGCCGCCGTCGCGGTGCCGTTGCTGAACACCATGACCGATCCAGGGTCGGCGGTGCATGTGCCGACTTATATCGTCAGCCTGCTCGGCAAATACATGACCTTCGCGCTGCTGGCGCTCAGCGTCGACCTGATCTGGGGCTATTGCGGCATTCTCAGCCTCGGCCATGGCGCGTTCTTCGCGCTGGGCGGTTATGCCATGGGCATGCACATGATGCGGGAAATCGGCGACCGGGGAAATTACGGCAACGCGGAACTGCCGGATTTCATGGTCTTCCTGAACTGGAAGGAGCTGCCCTGGTACTGGTACGGCTTCGACAGTTTCGCCTTCGCCGCGATCATGGCGATGGTGGTGCCGGGTCTGCTGGCGCTGCTGTTCGGCTGGTTTGCCTTCCGTTCCCGGGTGACCGGCGTGTACCTCTCGATCATCACCCAGGCGATGACCTATGCGCTGCTGCTGGCGTTCTTCCGCAACGACATGGGATTCGGCGGCAATAACGGGCTGACCGACTTCAAGGACGTGCTCGGCTTCGACCTGCAGGCGGACAGCACGCGGCTGTGGCTGTTCGTCATGTCGGCGATGGCGGTCGCCGGCGCCTACCTGATCTGCCGTTTCATCATCTGTTCGCGCACCGGGCGCGTGCTGGTTGCGATCCGCGATGCGGAAAGCCGGGTCCGCTTCCTCGGCTACAGGGTCGAATACTACAAGCTGTTCGTCTTTACCGTGTCGGCGATGCTGGCGGGGGTCGCAGGCGCGCTCTACGTGCCCCAGGTCGGGATCATCAACCCCAGCGAATTTTCCCCGGCCAATTCGATTGAGATCGTCATCTGGGTCGCGGTCGGCGGGCGCGGCTCGCTGTATGGCGCGGTGCTTGGCGCGATCCTGATCAATTATGCCCGGACCTATTTCACCGGCGCGCTGCCCGAACTGTGGCTGTTCATGCTGGGCGGCATCTTCATTCTCTCGACGCTGTTCCTGCCGAAGGGGCTGGTGGGCGCGTTGCCCAGCTTCAAACTGCCGGGCCGCGTCGCGCGGGATTCCCGCATCGAGGAGAAAACGGCATGAATCCTGTCGCGGATATTTCCCGATCCGATACCGTCCTCTACCTGGACGGCGTGTCGGTCAGCTTCGACGGGTTCAAGGCGCTGAACAGCCTCAGCTTCTATGTCGATACCGGCGAATTGCGCGCCATCATCGGCCCGAACGGCGCGGGCAAGACGACGATGATGGATGTGGTCACCGGCAAGACCCGGCCCGATGAGGGGCAGGTGTTTTTCCGCGGCAATATCGACCTGACCCGGATGGACGAAGCCAGGATCGCCAATCTGGGGATCGGCCGGAAGTTCCAGAAGCCGACCGTCTTTGAACGCCAGAGCGTCTTCGATAACCTGGAACTGGCGCTGGCGGGCAATCGCAGGGTGCTGGCCTCGCTGCTGTTCAGGCTGAACGGCGAACAGCGCGACCGGATCGACGCGGTGCTGGAAACCATCATGCTGATCGAACAGCGGGACATGATCGCGGGGAACCTGTCGCACGGCCAGAAGCAATGGCTCGAAATCGGCATGCTGCTGATGCAGGAACCGGAACTGCTGCTGGTCGACGAACCGGCCGCCGGCATGACCGACGCGGAAACCGAGCAGACGGCGATCCTGCTGCAGAATATCGCCGGCGACCGGTCGGTCGTCGTGGTCGAGCACGACATGGAATTCGTGCGCGCGCTGGACTGCCGGGTTACGGTGCTGCATGAAGGGACGGTGCTGGCCGAAGGCTCGCTGGCCAGCGTGCAGAAGGATGAACGGGTTGTCGAAGTGTATCTGGGGCGCTGAGCGATGTTGCAGGTAACCGGGCTGGATCTCTTCTACGGCGCCAGCCAGGCGCTGCGCAGTGTCGACCTGACGGCGGAAAAGGGCGCTGTCACCTGCGTCATGGGTCGCAACGGCGTCGGCAAGACCAGCCTGCTGCGCGCCATCGCCGGGCAGCAGGGCGTCGCCGGCGGGTCGATGGTCTGGGAGGAATCCGACGTGACGACGCTGGCGCCCTATGACCGCGCCGCCCGTGGCATCGCCTATGTGCCGCAGGGCCGGGAAATCTTCCCGCTGCTGACGGTCGAGGAAAACCTGGAAACCGGCTATGCCGCCGTGCCGCGCGCCCTGCGCCACGTCCCCGACGATATCTACCAGCTGTTCCCGGTGCTGCGCGACATGCTGGGCCGCCGTGGCGGGGACCTGTCCGGCGGCCAGCAGCAGCAGCTTGCCATCGCGCGGGCGCTGGTGACCCGGCCGCGCCTGTTGCTGCTGGACGAGCCGACCGAAGGCATCCAGCCGTCGATCATCAAGGATATCGAACGCATCATCCGCCTTCTCGCCGATCAGGGCGAAATGGCCATCGTGCTGGTCGAGCAGTATTTCGAATTCGCGCGCGATCTCGCCGACGCCTTCGTCGTCATGGATCGTGGCGAGGTCGTGCTGTCGGGCAGGAAGGACGACATGGTGGAAGCGGATGTCCGTCGCTACCTTACGGTCTGATCCCGTCAACCTGTCGCATGGCGCGGCGCGGATCGCCTTCCGCCATGACGGTCGCGTGACGCGCCTTGCCGATCTTTACCACCATGACCCGCTGCGGGTCGTCTTTCCGAACCCGGCGCCGGGGGAGCCGCCACTGGCGGTGCTGGTGACCACGTCGGGCGGGCTGGTCGGCGGCGACCGGCTGGATGTGGACGTAACGCTGGAAGCGGACGCGCTGGCGATGGTGCTCGGCCAGGCGGCGGAGAAGGTTTACCGCTCCGCCGGGACGGATTGCCGGATCGAGGTCGCGCTGCGCGCGGATGCGGGGTCCTGGCTGGAATACCTGCCGCAGGAAACCATCCTGTTCGAGGGCACGCGGATGCGCCGGCGGACGCGGATCGATACCGTAACGGGCGCGCGGGTGCTGGCCGGGGAAATGCTGGTCTTCGGCCGGATCGCGCGCGGCGAAACCGTCACCGGCGGGCTGGTCCGCGACGTCTGGGAAATCCGCCGCGACGGCAGGCTGGTCTGGGCCGATGCGCTGCACATGCAAACCCCGCTGGCGGCGGTGCTGGCGCATCCGGCCGGGTTCGACGGTGCAATCGCCTGCGCGACGGTGGTATACGCCGGCGATGACGCCGCCGAACGGCTCGAATTCGCCCGCGCGGCGCTGGGCGCGGAAGGCGACAGCCTGCGCGGCGGCGCGACGCTGGTGAACGGGGTATTGATTATGCGCTGGCTGGGCCGGGATGCGTTCACATTGCGCCGCGCATTCGGTAATTTCTGGTCAGCCTTCCGGCAGGAAACGGCGGGACTGCCCGCCGCCCTGCCGCGCCTCTGGCATATGTAACCGATAGGGGAGGATGAAGCCGTGCATCTGACGCCACGAGAAAAGGACAAGCTGCTGGTCGCGACCGCCGCGATGGTCGCGCGCCGCCGGCTGGAACGCGGGGTCAAGCTGAA from Alphaproteobacteria bacterium carries:
- the urtB gene encoding urea ABC transporter permease subunit UrtB codes for the protein MITYLGRLRICLVLSMLLSGFGGLPALAADEATLEKTVAGLAANGFDDKISAIEALGASGDKRAGPVLEAMVEGNLYTVKSDNSVVIGERKGNVYILRAPLTLAPVAEVSSQDITKIRVNNRLRGIIRGALGGLVLMSDDPAARRRAADDVFKARTMEMGPMLDKALARESDATVRTAMERALAAVNLTHATDSAVRIDAVKTLALDAGPDTRALLSQIAAVDGDGKPVEADAAVREAVVEALDELESRLAFLHGVEGIFQGISLGSVLLLAAVGLAITFGVMGVINMAHGELVMLGAYTTFAVQEVFRNSFPGLFDYSLLVAIPAAFLVSALAGVGIERGVIRYLYGRPLETLLATWGISLVLQQTVRTIFGPTNREVGNPSWMSGSLEITNGLLLTYNRIWIIVFSLLVLGLIALLLKRTTFGLRIRAVTQNREMAASMGIRTGMTDAMTFGLGSGIAGMAGVALSQIDNVSPNLGQAYIIDSFMVVVFGGVGNLWGTLVGAFTLGIVNKLLEPEVGAVLAKILVLVAIILFIQKRPRGLFALRGRAIES
- the urtC gene encoding urea ABC transporter permease subunit UrtC; protein product: MRNDTPFGFIRGDRGGQIMLALLVVAAVAVPLLNTMTDPGSAVHVPTYIVSLLGKYMTFALLALSVDLIWGYCGILSLGHGAFFALGGYAMGMHMMREIGDRGNYGNAELPDFMVFLNWKELPWYWYGFDSFAFAAIMAMVVPGLLALLFGWFAFRSRVTGVYLSIITQAMTYALLLAFFRNDMGFGGNNGLTDFKDVLGFDLQADSTRLWLFVMSAMAVAGAYLICRFIICSRTGRVLVAIRDAESRVRFLGYRVEYYKLFVFTVSAMLAGVAGALYVPQVGIINPSEFSPANSIEIVIWVAVGGRGSLYGAVLGAILINYARTYFTGALPELWLFMLGGIFILSTLFLPKGLVGALPSFKLPGRVARDSRIEEKTA
- the urtD gene encoding urea ABC transporter ATP-binding protein UrtD, with the translated sequence MNPVADISRSDTVLYLDGVSVSFDGFKALNSLSFYVDTGELRAIIGPNGAGKTTMMDVVTGKTRPDEGQVFFRGNIDLTRMDEARIANLGIGRKFQKPTVFERQSVFDNLELALAGNRRVLASLLFRLNGEQRDRIDAVLETIMLIEQRDMIAGNLSHGQKQWLEIGMLLMQEPELLLVDEPAAGMTDAETEQTAILLQNIAGDRSVVVVEHDMEFVRALDCRVTVLHEGTVLAEGSLASVQKDERVVEVYLGR
- the urtE gene encoding urea ABC transporter ATP-binding subunit UrtE, with amino-acid sequence MLQVTGLDLFYGASQALRSVDLTAEKGAVTCVMGRNGVGKTSLLRAIAGQQGVAGGSMVWEESDVTTLAPYDRAARGIAYVPQGREIFPLLTVEENLETGYAAVPRALRHVPDDIYQLFPVLRDMLGRRGGDLSGGQQQQLAIARALVTRPRLLLLDEPTEGIQPSIIKDIERIIRLLADQGEMAIVLVEQYFEFARDLADAFVVMDRGEVVLSGRKDDMVEADVRRYLTV
- a CDS encoding urease accessory protein UreD, which codes for MSVATLRSDPVNLSHGAARIAFRHDGRVTRLADLYHHDPLRVVFPNPAPGEPPLAVLVTTSGGLVGGDRLDVDVTLEADALAMVLGQAAEKVYRSAGTDCRIEVALRADAGSWLEYLPQETILFEGTRMRRRTRIDTVTGARVLAGEMLVFGRIARGETVTGGLVRDVWEIRRDGRLVWADALHMQTPLAAVLAHPAGFDGAIACATVVYAGDDAAERLEFARAALGAEGDSLRGGATLVNGVLIMRWLGRDAFTLRRAFGNFWSAFRQETAGLPAALPRLWHM